Within Metabacillus sp. KUDC1714, the genomic segment TTCTGTTAGAAAAGACTTACGAGATTATTACGATTCATTCGATAACGATGCAAAAAAAATGTATCATCAAACTATTGAATTGTTGCTTGAGAAAGGGAATTTTCAAAGAGACCCTTTATTTTATCCTTCGAGGAACCCTGAATTTATTTCTAGCCAAGATTTCACAGATGGATTTTTCGGAAAAGGGAGACGTTTAGCTGCAACAGAAATCATCAGTATTTCTTTCAACCTTAAAAAGAGTATTATGGCTAAAACTCTTTCTATTGGATTTAGTCAGGTCTCTCAATCAAAAGAAGTAAGAAAGTTTTTAGAGAGGTCTGAGAAAACAGCTGATGGTCAAATACAATCCCTTACAAAAATAATGCACAAGGATAATTTACCAGCTCCTAAGTCGTGGGAAACAGAAGTGACAACTTCAACGGACTCTCCTTTTTCTGATAAGTTAATGTTGTATCATATGGGCTTCTTGTTTCAAGCTGCACAATTGTATCACGGGGCAGGTTTAGCATCAGCCATGAGAACAGACCTTGCAACGGTTTATGAAGGTGTCATACTTAAAAATCTAATTGTAACAAAAGAATGGTTTAATATTATGGTGAAAAATAAATGGTTAGAACAACCACCACTTGCTCCTAATAGAAAAGAAATTGCAAAAGAAAAATAATAAATACATTGTTACATGGTATGTATAAGTGAATAAGAGTCCATTTGAAAGACTTATGTGGAGCATCGCACTTCCTGGATTTGGAGTATTTAAAGGGTAAGTATTTTAAAGGCACAGTTTTATTGATACTAAAATTTCTGATTAATGTACAAGCCAATTTTAACCAGGTAATACTTCTAAGTTTTCATGGTGAAATTTGTGGTGCC encodes:
- a CDS encoding DUF3231 family protein, coding for MEKDKLKLTSSEIGTLWGEYVNGTMTDVVNRYMFSIIEDESIKNIFEDAIKTFEKQKKQIVIIMENEGFPVPIGFTESDLNKGAERLFTDIFCLNYLHIMTLHGLLGHITSLGVSVRKDLRDYYDSFDNDAKKMYHQTIELLLEKGNFQRDPLFYPSRNPEFISSQDFTDGFFGKGRRLAATEIISISFNLKKSIMAKTLSIGFSQVSQSKEVRKFLERSEKTADGQIQSLTKIMHKDNLPAPKSWETEVTTSTDSPFSDKLMLYHMGFLFQAAQLYHGAGLASAMRTDLATVYEGVILKNLIVTKEWFNIMVKNKWLEQPPLAPNRKEIAKEK